The stretch of DNA GGGGCGGGCGGCGCTGAGCCGGCGATGACCCGAACCCCGATCCGGGTGCTGGCGATCGTCAACAGTCTCGGGTTCGGCGGCACGGAGAGGATGCTGGAGCGCCTGGCCGTGGAGCTGCAGGCCTCCGGGCGCGTGGCGATGACCGTCGCCAGCCTCGAAGACGTCGGCGCCATCGGCGCGCGCCTGCAGGCCCGCGGCATCGAGGTGCTCGCCTTCGGCGGGCGCGGCTCCACGCTGCGCATCGTGGGAGGAGGCTTTCTCACGTTGCGCCGGCTGATGCGCCGGCGCCGCTTCGACCTGATCCACAGCTTCCTGTATCGCTCGCACTGTGCCGCGCGGCTCACCCGCCTCTTCACCCTCCGCCGGGTACCCCTGATCTCCTCGGAGCGCTGCCTCGGGGACAACCGTTCCCCGGCGGCGCTCTGGATCAACCGTGTCTCCAGTCCCCTCAGCACTCGCATCCTGGCCGTGTCCGAAGCGGTCGCGGAGCGCCTCGAGAGCCGGGATCGCGTGCCACGCAGCCGCATCGCCGTCGTGCGCAACGGCATCGAAGCCGTGGAGCCCTCGCCGCGCTGGGGTGCGCGGCTTCGTTGCCGCCTCGGAATCGCCCCCGAGGAAGCGGTGCTGCTCCTCTTGGGGCGCCTGCATGCGGAAAAGGGGCCCGATCTCCTCCTCGAGGCGCTGGCGTTGATGGACGCCGGTCCCTGTCCGCCCTGGCGTGCCCTGCTGGTCGGAGATGGACCGGAGGCTGCCGCGCTGAAGGATCTGGCCCGCCGGCGGGGGCTG from Candidatus Polarisedimenticolia bacterium encodes:
- a CDS encoding glycosyltransferase, which gives rise to MTRTPIRVLAIVNSLGFGGTERMLERLAVELQASGRVAMTVASLEDVGAIGARLQARGIEVLAFGGRGSTLRIVGGGFLTLRRLMRRRRFDLIHSFLYRSHCAARLTRLFTLRRVPLISSERCLGDNRSPAALWINRVSSPLSTRILAVSEAVAERLESRDRVPRSRIAVVRNGIEAVEPSPRWGARLRCRLGIAPEEAVLLLLGRLHAEKGPDLLLEALALMDAGPCPPWRALLVGDGPEAAALKDLARRRGLQERVFFAGSRGFVAPWIEACDLLVLPSREEGLPVAPLEAMARGKPVVASRVGGSGEVVVDGVTGRLVPPEDPAALAVALSGLISSSDLRRRLGSQALERVRSEFSIQRMARDTLNLYDELLLSNRGSRLDSKPQEPLWQP